A single window of Hyla sarda isolate aHylSar1 chromosome 2, aHylSar1.hap1, whole genome shotgun sequence DNA harbors:
- the LOC130357463 gene encoding interleukin-20-like produces MQARNPCQGSSVSGVFQSRHTRHTDKDIAFIMQSTHACLYIFVFGIMVIRMSSSKATNRCPLSQNVVELKRYYETIKDILDTDKVTNIRLLRASALNRIHVSEKCCLLLKLGTFYVTNVFPQLDFNYSKTHRGFTNIANSMLGLKQELKHCHATMRCPCGEQAHTAMEKFKNDYYKLKTQDATLKAVGEMNILFHWIEKNF; encoded by the exons atgcAAGCTCGCAACCCATGTCAAGGGTCCTCAGTCTCTGGTGTGTTTCAGAGCAGGCACAcacggcatacag ATAAAGACATCGCTTTCATCATGCAGTCCACACATGCCTGTCTCTACATCTTTGTGTTTGGGATAATGGTAATAAGAATGTCATCTTCGAAGGCTACAAACAGATGTCCATTATCTCAAAATGTGGTTGAACTGAAAAGATATTATGAGACTATTAAGGATATTTTG GACACTGACAAAGTCACAAACATCCGTCTACTGAGAGCAAGTGCTCTGAACAGAATACAT GTATCTGAAAAATGTTGCTTGCTTCTCAAGCTTGGAACATTCTATGTGACCAACGTTTTTCCTCAGCTTGACTTTAATTATAGTAAAACGCATAGAGGATTCACCAATATTGCCAATTCTATGCTTGGTCTGAAGCAAGAACTCAAACATTGT CATGCTACAATGAGGTGCCCATGTGGGGAACAGGCACACACAGCAATGGAAAAATTCAAGAATGACTATTACAAG CTGAAAACACAAGATGCTACTCTTAAAGCTGTTGGAGAGATGAACATACTTTTTCACTGGATAGAGAAGAATTTTTAG